Proteins encoded within one genomic window of Castellaniella sp.:
- a CDS encoding YigZ family protein: MPSTLIALSRHEVDIRKSRFLVLAAPVGTVQAAQDFLAAHHDPQATHNCWAWQIGDQYRFHDDGEPGGTAGRPILQAIQSQDCDRVAVLVIRWYGGIKLGTGGLARAYGGSAAECLRLADKQLLREESLVRCTCPYADMDRVQARLLAAGAQIDAAVFDAQGVVWDLRCAKADVPVMESLYMDQTRGQGSWTVLSALL; this comes from the coding sequence ATGCCCAGCACACTGATTGCCCTGAGCCGCCACGAGGTCGATATTCGCAAGAGCCGGTTTCTGGTGCTGGCCGCACCAGTCGGCACCGTCCAGGCGGCCCAGGATTTTTTGGCGGCGCACCACGATCCGCAGGCCACACACAATTGCTGGGCCTGGCAGATCGGGGATCAGTATCGGTTCCATGATGATGGCGAACCCGGCGGCACGGCTGGGCGGCCTATATTGCAGGCGATTCAATCCCAGGACTGTGACCGGGTGGCGGTGCTGGTGATCCGCTGGTATGGCGGGATCAAGCTAGGAACCGGCGGGCTGGCCCGGGCTTACGGGGGCAGTGCCGCCGAATGTCTGCGCCTGGCCGATAAGCAGCTCTTGCGCGAGGAATCCCTGGTGCGCTGCACCTGCCCCTATGCCGATATGGATCGCGTCCAGGCGCGCTTGCTGGCTGCTGGCGCCCAGATTGACGCTGCCGTATTCGATGCCCAGGGCGTGGTGTGGGATTTACGCTGTGCCAAGGCGGATGTCCCTGTGATGGAGTCCCTGTACATGGACCAGACCCGTGGGCAGGGCAGTTGGACGGTGTTGTCCGCTCTGCTGTGA